The Corallococcus soli DNA window GAGATCCGCCTCGTGGGCGTGGACGGCGCAGGGCCCCAGCAGGGCCAGGGCCGTCAGCGCCACCTGGACGGCAGGGGCCAGCTTCATCGCGACCGCGAGCCTGCCCTCCGCGCGCCCCGGCCGTCCACTGCCGGGTTCGCGACGAAGCGAGGGCCTTCGCGGCCGGCGCGGCTATTCCTGCACGAACTCCAGGTTCACCTGCCGGCGTCCGCTCAGCCCGCCGTGGTGCGCGCCGCAGCGCGGACAGACGAGGGGCGCGTCCCAGTCCCACGACGCCTGCACCTCCTCACCGCAGCAGAGCATGGGCAGCGTGCGCAGCACCTCTTCATCCGGCGGCAGCGGCCGGGGCAGCGGCTCCGGCGGCACCGACACGAAGGTGGGGTGCGGATTCTGCGACAGCGTGCGCTGCACGTACGCGAGCTGTTCGTAGCGCACGTGGTTGGCCCACGAGCGCGCCATCCGCTCCACGTGGGCGGATTGATCCGGCGTGAGCCACGCATCCGGCAGCGCGCGGTGACCGCAGTACAGGCAGTGCCACGCGGGCAGCTCCTCCGCCGTGTACGCCTCGTGGACGTTCTCGAAGGGGAAGTAGCCCGCCAGCAGCCGCTGCAGCATCCCCGGATCATGCCGGTTCGGGCGCGTCTTGAAGTTGCGCTGGCAGCGGGGACATTCGCGCCGCACGAAGCCCGCCTTGTCGCGCGGCAGCTCCAACCACGCCATGTCCAGCTCCGGCACGTTCACGCCAGCCCCCGGCGGCGGCCCAGCGACGCGACGGCCAGCACGAAGGCGACGACGGCGAACAGCAGGAGCAGGTGGACCCACTGCCCCTCCGTCG harbors:
- a CDS encoding lmo0937 family membrane protein; its protein translation is MYWTMGIILMVLWVMGLITGSTEGQWVHLLLLFAVVAFVLAVASLGRRRGLA